In the Hordeum vulgare subsp. vulgare chromosome 7H, MorexV3_pseudomolecules_assembly, whole genome shotgun sequence genome, one interval contains:
- the LOC123411709 gene encoding uncharacterized protein LOC123411709: MEKMKAEHQKFEKKAHVEQAAILKRAQQAEEKLEAALQELFGLKHHISNMIQAIFGPRAATLQNDCILKLKAIYTFTEQLYTGGMMTMKAVMGNREPIKSIKHMLACLPTLPPQIEELKRPAACKGALTTLSRCLAYASELKPEEVAAGFP, from the exons atggagaagatgaaagctGAACACCAAAAGTTTGAAAAGAAAGCCCATGTTGAGCAAGCCGCCATCTTAAAGCGGGCGCAACAAGCCGAAGAAAAGCTAGAAGCCGCTCTTCAAGAACTCTTCGGCTTAAAacatcatatctccaacatgatccaagctatctttg GTCCGCGAGCCGCCACCCTGCAGAATGATTGCATtctgaagctgaaggcgatttatactttCACAGAGCAATTATACACGGGAGGCATGATGACTATGAAGGCCGTGATGGGCAACAGGGAGCccataaaatccatcaagcaCATGCTGGCTTGCCTGCCAACATTGCCGCCTCAGATAGAAGAATTAAAAAGGCCAGCCGCCTGTAAAGGAGCACTGACCACCCTAAGTCGGTGTCTGGCCTATGCTTCTGAACTTAAGCCGGAGGAAGTAGCTGCTGGCTTTCCATAG